A window of Sagittula sp. P11 genomic DNA:
CCACGCCGCAGGTATCAAGGCCCTGATCCGCTGAGGGCGGCTTCGGATTGCTCCGCAATCCGACCGGCGCGCCCTCCGGGCGCGCAAACCCTCTCGACCACCTGCACCCTTCGATGAACAGATCAAGGGTTTCTCCTCGCTTTCGCGAGGCGACCCGCCGGGGGCTCCGCCCCCGCCGCGCCTTCGGCGCGACTCCCCCGAGGTATTTGGACCAAGATGAAGTGATCGGGGGCACGTCCTCTTCATCTTGGTCCAAATACCTCGGGGTGAGGCTGAAAGCCGAGGGGCGGAGCCCCTTGCGCGCCCGAAGGGCGCGCCTGTCGGAGACCGGGCAAGCTTTCGAAGAAAGCGCGGGCCGGGCTTCGATGCCCCCTAGGGCTCTTTTCCCCGGTGGTGGGTCGTGTACCGTGGACCCGAGTCAGGCAGGAGGCGGCGGGCATGGGTATTCTGGAAACGCGGATCGCGCAGGGGCGCGGCGACGAGGTGGCGGACGTCGTGCTGCGCGGCGGCCGGCTGCTGGATCTCGTCACCGGGGAATTGCTCGACGGCGACGTGGCGATCTGTGGCGACCGGATCGTCGGCACGCTCGAGACCTACGAGGGACGTGAGGTGATCGACGTCGGTGGCGCAATCCTCGTGCCGGGCTTCATCGACACCCACCTGCACATCGAATCCTCACTGGTCACGCCGTTCGAGTTCGACCGCTGCGTCGGTCCGCGCGGCGTCACCACCGCGATATGCGATCCGCACGAGATTGCCAATGTCATCGGTGCAGAGGGCATCCGGTACTTCCAGAAGGCCTCCCTGCACACGCTCATGGACATCCGCGTGCAGCTGTCCTCCTGCGTGCCCTCGACGCATATGGAGACCGCCGGGGCGGAACTCGGCGCGGAAGCGTTGCAGGCGCTCATGGGGCACCGCAGCGGGCTGGGGCTGGCGGAATTCATGAACTATCCCGGGGTGATCCACCGCGATCCGGGCTGCATGGAGAAGCTGGCGCTCTTCGACGGCGGGCATATCGACGGCCATTGTCCGCTGCTCTCGGGGCGCGACCTGAACGCCTATATCGCGGCGGGCATCCGGACGGAGCACGAGGCGACCTCGGCCCCCGAGGCGCTCGAGAAGCTGCGCAAGGGGATGCGGGTGCTGATCCGCGAGGGCTCCGTGTCCAAGGACCTGCACGCGCTGCAGCCGCTGCTGGACGAACGAACGGCGCCCTTGATGTGCCTGTGCACCGACGACCGCAATCCGCTCGACATCGGCGAGCACGGCCACCTCGACTACATGATCCGCGAACTGATCCGGCTGGGGACGCCGCCGCTGGCGGCCTACCGTGCCGCGACGCTGTCGGCGGCAGAGGCGTTTGGCCTGAAGGACCGCGGCATGATCGCCCCGGGCAAGCGGGCGGACATCGTGGCGCTCGGCTCGCTCGAGGCCTGCGATGCGCGCATGGTCATGGCGGGCGGCGTGGTGCTGTCGGACGCGGCCTTTGCCGCGCGGCAGGTGATCGAGCCGGTGGGGCGCGGGTCGGTCAGGGCACCCAGGGTCGGCGCCACGGACTTCCGCCACCGCGGCAACAGGGTGGAGACCGACGTGATCGGCATCCGCGAGGGCCAGATCCTCACCGACCACCTGCACGAGGACATCGCGATCGCCGATGGCGACAAGGCCCCGGACACCGACCGCGATCTCGTCCGCATCGCGGTAGTGGAGCGGCATGGCCGGAACGGCAACATCGCCACCGGCTTCGTCAGGGGGTTCGGGCTGAAGGCGGGAGCCATCGCCTCCACCGTCTGTCACGACCACCACAACATCGCCTGCGTGGGCGTCTCCTACGAGGACATGGCCGTGGCCGCCAACCGGCTGGGCGAGATCGAGGGCGGGTTTGTCGTGGTCCGGGACGGGGCCGTCCTGGCAGAACTGGCGCTGCCGGTGGCGGGCCTCATGTCGCTTGAGCCGTTCGAGGTGGTGCGCGACACGCTGGAAGACCTCCGCGCGGCGGCGAAATCGCTGGGCGTGACGCTGGAGGAGCCGTTCCTGCAGCTGGCCTTCCTCGCGCTGCCGGTGATCCCCGCCCTGAAGATCACCGACCGGGGCATGGTCGACGTGGTGAAGTTCGAGATCATTTCCTGAGCGCGCCCCGGCCCGGGGCGGGAGGCGGCGCGAAGCCCCGCCCTACGAACCGCTGTGCCTCAGTGCAGGTTGCGCCAGATCCCCCGCAGCGGACCGGCCATGCCGAGGATCGGGTCGGTCTCCGGCAGCGGCACGCCGGCGATGGCGGCGCGGTCGCCTGCCTGCATCTCGCCCTTGCGGCGGGTGCTGTAGCCCTCCTGCCCCGGCGGATAGGCGCCGCAGATGCGGAAGTCCTCCGACTGAGACACGCGGCAATGGCCCGTCCCCGCGGGCAGGACCAGCGCGTCCCCGGCCTCTACCGCAACCGTCCGGCCGCCGGGACCGCCCAGTTGCAGCCGGGCAGAACCGCTTGCCACGGCCAGCGCCTCGTGTGCGTCGGGGTGGTAATGGTGGTATGGGAAGACGGTGTAGACCCATGTGCCCCTCCAGCCGTTGGCCTTCAGCATGGCGCAGGTTTCGTCCGGCCCACCGCTGTCGAAGGCGCCCTTGTAGAGCACAACCGGAAGCTCCGGATTGTTCGGCACGTCGTTTGACGGTGCGAGGGCGATACGTGTGATCGTCGGTTCCGCCATGTCAGGTACACCTGTTGTACACGAGGGGATCGGAGACGGTTGCACCTTCCACGTCGCGGCGGATGAGGGTCTGGCCGTCGGCTTGCAGGTCGAAGAGGAACTCCGCGTCCCACGTCTGCCCCTCGCCGCTTGCGGCAAAGGAGGCGCGCAGATGATCCGGCCTGGCCTCCGTCACCCGTTCCAGCCTGTGGCGGCTTTCATAGAAGGTGAGCATGGTGGGCCCGATCCCGAGGAAACCCTTGGCATCGGCGCGGGTCGGGTCGCAGTCGGCAGGGTTGATGCCCCAGCGCCCCTGGAAGGCGGGCGGTATGTCGTCCGGCAGAGCCGTGTCCTGCGGCAGGCAGGCGGCCAGCACCGGCAGCACGAGCGCCATGGGCAGAAAGCGTGCGATCATGCGGGACCCGGGGTGCGGACGCGCCGCGGGGCGTCGTCCTCCACGAGGGTGCCGCAGAACAGGGTTCGGACGAGATAGCGTATCATGCCGGCACAACGCCGGCGGGGCGCGGCGGTTCCAGCGTCGTCGTTCAACTCTCAGATGAACCGCGCGCGCCATGACGGACCGGCCCCCGGTCAGATGGCGCGCGCAACCCGTATCAGAGCCGGTTCAGCAGCGTCGCGGTCGGCCATGCGTCGGCGGGCAGGCCCAGTTCCTTCTGCACGTCCCGCACCGCGTTGCGCGTGCCGCTGCCGAGGATGCCGTCGATCTCGCCCACGTCGAAACCACGCTCGGCCAGCTTGCTCTGCAGCAGCTTCATCTGGTCGCCGGACAGGCCCGGTTCCGGGTTGCCGGTCTCGTAGGGTTCGGCGCCCATCAGCCGGGTGCCGAAGTAGGCCGCCGTCAGCACGTAGGTAAAGCTCTGGTTCCACTCGAAATAGACCCGGAAGTTCGGGTAGGCGATGAAGGCCGGGCCTTTGCGCCCCTGCGGGATGATGATCGAGGCCTCAAGCCGCCCGTCGTCCAGTTGCCCGCTGCGCGCGCGCACGCCAAGCTGCTCCCACTCCGCCACGGTCTTCGTGGTCTGAAGCCCGGTCTCGTACCAGTCCAGATCCTCCGGCAGCACCACCTCCTGCAGCCACGGCTCGTTCGGGCGCCAGCCGAGGTGCGACAGCATCTTCGCCCCGGACAGGAGCGCATCGGGCGGCGAGGTCTTGAGCGAGACATGCCCGTCGCCGTCGCCGTCCACCCCGTTCTCGAGGATGTCCTTCGGCAGCATCTGGACCATGCCGATTTCCCCGGCCCAGGCGCCGGTGGTCGTCGCCGGGTCGAAGTCGCCCTGTTCGTACAGCGTCAGCGCCGAGAAGACCTGCGGGCGGAAGATTTCCGGGCGGCGGCAATCGTGCGCCAGCGTCACCAGCGCGTTCGCGGTGTTGAAGTCGCCCTGGTAGCCGCCGTAATCCGTTTCGAACGCCCAGAAGGCCAGCAGGACGCCCGGGGCGATGCCGTATTCACTTTGTATGCGGTCGAAGACCTCCGACCACTGCCGCGCCTTCTGCAGGCCGGTGTCCAGCCGGTTCTGGGAGATCAGCTTTCTCGAAAACGTGATGAACGGGTCCTGAAAGATGCCCTGGCGACGATCCGCCTTCAGCACTGCCTCGCTTTTCGAGATGCCGGAAAAGAACCGTTCGACCGTCGCGGGATCATGCCCTT
This region includes:
- the ade gene encoding adenine deaminase, with translation MGILETRIAQGRGDEVADVVLRGGRLLDLVTGELLDGDVAICGDRIVGTLETYEGREVIDVGGAILVPGFIDTHLHIESSLVTPFEFDRCVGPRGVTTAICDPHEIANVIGAEGIRYFQKASLHTLMDIRVQLSSCVPSTHMETAGAELGAEALQALMGHRSGLGLAEFMNYPGVIHRDPGCMEKLALFDGGHIDGHCPLLSGRDLNAYIAAGIRTEHEATSAPEALEKLRKGMRVLIREGSVSKDLHALQPLLDERTAPLMCLCTDDRNPLDIGEHGHLDYMIRELIRLGTPPLAAYRAATLSAAEAFGLKDRGMIAPGKRADIVALGSLEACDARMVMAGGVVLSDAAFAARQVIEPVGRGSVRAPRVGATDFRHRGNRVETDVIGIREGQILTDHLHEDIAIADGDKAPDTDRDLVRIAVVERHGRNGNIATGFVRGFGLKAGAIASTVCHDHHNIACVGVSYEDMAVAANRLGEIEGGFVVVRDGAVLAELALPVAGLMSLEPFEVVRDTLEDLRAAAKSLGVTLEEPFLQLAFLALPVIPALKITDRGMVDVVKFEIIS
- a CDS encoding cupin domain-containing protein: MAEPTITRIALAPSNDVPNNPELPVVLYKGAFDSGGPDETCAMLKANGWRGTWVYTVFPYHHYHPDAHEALAVASGSARLQLGGPGGRTVAVEAGDALVLPAGTGHCRVSQSEDFRICGAYPPGQEGYSTRRKGEMQAGDRAAIAGVPLPETDPILGMAGPLRGIWRNLH
- a CDS encoding lytic murein transglycosylase, whose amino-acid sequence is MRRNTLLGLVLAATALSGPLSAQDVPCGGSFSSFVQGLKDQAVAEGHDPATVERFFSGISKSEAVLKADRRQGIFQDPFITFSRKLISQNRLDTGLQKARQWSEVFDRIQSEYGIAPGVLLAFWAFETDYGGYQGDFNTANALVTLAHDCRRPEIFRPQVFSALTLYEQGDFDPATTTGAWAGEIGMVQMLPKDILENGVDGDGDGHVSLKTSPPDALLSGAKMLSHLGWRPNEPWLQEVVLPEDLDWYETGLQTTKTVAEWEQLGVRARSGQLDDGRLEASIIIPQGRKGPAFIAYPNFRVYFEWNQSFTYVLTAAYFGTRLMGAEPYETGNPEPGLSGDQMKLLQSKLAERGFDVGEIDGILGSGTRNAVRDVQKELGLPADAWPTATLLNRL